Part of the Desulfobacterales bacterium genome is shown below.
GGTGAATTCCGAATGGGCGGCCAGGAATTTTTCAATCACCATCTCGTTTTCCTCGGGCTCGGTGCTGCAGGTAACATAGACCAGTATTCCGGCCCGGGCCAGGAGAGGTACTGCGGTGTTCAGCAGGGCCAGCTGTTTTTTTTGATAGCGGCCGAGATCAGCCGCGGTCCGGTTCCAGCGGATATCCGGATGGCGGCTGATAACCCCCAGTCCGGAACAGGGCGCATCCAGGATAATTCCGTTAAAGGTTCCGTTGATGTTTTCCAGGATATCCTCGATAATCCGCACCCGGTCCGTCAGTTGAAGCCGGGCCAGATTGTCCCGCAGCCGCTGTATCCGGAGCCGGTTGGGCTCCACTGCCAGCAGTTTTGCACCAATTGGTAACTCCTGGGCCAGGTGGCTGGTCTTGCCGCCCGGTCCGGCACAGCCGTCCAGGTAGCTGTTGTCCGGTTGTAACGGCAGAAGCAGTCTGCCGGCCATCTGGGCCGCCTCGCCCTGGACCTGGAAAAAACCCTGAACATAACCGGGCAGTCCGGTGATTGCACCCTGAAAATCGTCAAGCAGCAGGGCCTCCGGAGAAAACAACCCCGGCCGGGCCTCAATACCGGCGGCGGCGAACATCTCTTGCAGCGCCGGCCGCGATATGGCCCGGCTGTTTACCCGCAGACAGAGGATGGCCGGGCTGTTGTCAGCCGCACAGATCGCCCCGCACCCCTCCTGGCCGTAGCGTTTTTTCCACCGGTCAACAAGCCATTGCGGATGGCTGAAACGGGCTGTTTCCGGCAGGTCGGAATCCTGGTCTTGGGGCCTGGGAAGGTCTGGCTGCCGCCGGGCGATGGTCCGCAGGACCCCGTTGACAAAACCCGTGAGCCAGCCCGGTTGCCGGCTTTGTTTCAGCGCGGCCACGGTCTCGTTGATCGCCGCGGCCGGCGGGATCCGGTCCATGAACAACAGTTGCAAGGTTCCCACCCTGAGGGCCTGGCGGGTGCGGGGCTTCATCCTGTTAAGGGGATGGCGGGAGAAGCGACCCAGGACCCAGTCCAGATAGCCGCGCCAGCGGATGACTCCGTGGACCAGGGCAAAAAGAAGTTGCCAATCCCGGGGATCGGCCATCTCTTCCCGCCGGCGCCGGACCTCCAGGATCTGGTCAATGGGCAGGTTGTCTCGCTCCCATTGGCAGAGAATATCAATGGCAAGCTCTCGGGGAGTGGGGTTCATGGTGAAGTGCA
Proteins encoded:
- the rsmB gene encoding 16S rRNA (cytosine(967)-C(5))-methyltransferase RsmB produces the protein MNPTPRELAIDILCQWERDNLPIDQILEVRRRREEMADPRDWQLLFALVHGVIRWRGYLDWVLGRFSRHPLNRMKPRTRQALRVGTLQLLFMDRIPPAAAINETVAALKQSRQPGWLTGFVNGVLRTIARRQPDLPRPQDQDSDLPETARFSHPQWLVDRWKKRYGQEGCGAICAADNSPAILCLRVNSRAISRPALQEMFAAAGIEARPGLFSPEALLLDDFQGAITGLPGYVQGFFQVQGEAAQMAGRLLLPLQPDNSYLDGCAGPGGKTSHLAQELPIGAKLLAVEPNRLRIQRLRDNLARLQLTDRVRIIEDILENINGTFNGIILDAPCSGLGVISRHPDIRWNRTAADLGRYQKKQLALLNTAVPLLARAGILVYVTCSTEPEENEMVIEKFLAAHSEFTLENAQDFLPEQLVDQDGFFRTLPGQHGMDGFFGARLRKER